A genome region from Clostridium sp. JN-9 includes the following:
- a CDS encoding transposase, whose translation MKGSCYSKEIKEQVLKEVGETGNMTLVARNHNIPSTTINTWVKKKKDAAKAGFARGPKSSNFNSINSNKEMEKENDLLKKTLGEKDLEIAILKDLLKKKSFL comes from the coding sequence ATGAAAGGTAGCTGTTATTCAAAAGAGATTAAGGAGCAGGTGTTAAAAGAAGTAGGCGAAACGGGTAACATGACGTTGGTTGCAAGAAATCATAATATACCATCTACAACCATTAATACATGGGTAAAAAAGAAAAAGGATGCTGCTAAAGCTGGCTTTGCCAGGGGCCCAAAATCAAGTAACTTTAATTCAATTAATTCTAATAAAGAAATGGAAAAAGAAAATGATTTATTGAAAAAAACGCTTGGTGAAAAAGACCTTGAAATAGCAATTTTAAAGGACTTATTAAAAAAAAAGAGCTTTCTATAG